The Alnus glutinosa chromosome 1, dhAlnGlut1.1, whole genome shotgun sequence region tttgaagcaaagtaCAACacacttaagattttattgtgagaactttgaaaaatattattgatcatgggaATATATGTTGCTATGAATTTGTTAGTTTGGATCTCAATACCTTATTTACTTGATTGAATTcactttgattttgtttatgcttttgatttttattcacaaaaacaatctcttaatttttgaaactaggttaagattagattaatttagtcaaaatttgttttcaaaacacaattccctgtgagatcgacctcgcacttgcaatctaTTAactgcaaacaattcgtgcacttgcgagtacatttaaaattcacatcaaagcgcgttatggaaaggcagttgcacaGTTTGTTTGTCCAAACGGCCTTagcttgcgtccggacgtggcctagagaaaaccgaatcagtgtcgatttaaGTCTTCTATAGCATATAAATAAAGACCTCTaagcatgtattctttacagaattcggcattgaattctctatagcttagagagagtatttagggagaaattgtgaagatccgctagttCTCAAGCTTTGCtattgtgttgttgttgtgctcataattgaagtctatcttaggaaggagtcctaaggtaaaggaatctataaAAGACCCCATTCGCATAGGAGACTTGGTTAAGAGGTGTTCACGTtcggttacatgtcagagtggaagatacgatcgctgcatcagaggtatgtgagtgttactgtctttgtactaacTTTgccttctgatagtggatttcctgtgTTTGGCTACCCCatagtgatttttcttttaattgaatttccacttcattaacaaatatttgtgtttattaaatttcgcatttacaatattttgttatacattatgcacacacacacgataaattagaagtcatttatttttcaatgtccAAGTAAAAAgggatattttacaaaagcgttaTTATGCCgcccaaatgaaaataaagtatTTTAAAAAGCGCTGTTATTCTGTCcgattttataaaaataaaataagaattattttacAACAATGCCATTGTGCCGcccatgaattttttaaatataaaacccatttttatattaatggagttattatatttttttttatataaaattatataagctTTTTAATACTAACGCTGTTATGATGCAATTTTAGCTTAAAGGGTATTTTGGCCATTAATGATATATGTCGTAATAATGCCCACATAGAAATATGTGAATATGCAATCGGcatattttatatgttgttaTAATATTCAAATGATATTAGGAAATTATGTTAAGTGACTTAGAAGTCAAAAGTAGTAAAAGTAATAGAATAACCTTTTTAGCATTTGTGCTAATTTATTTTCGCATGTATATAATTGTGCAGTCAACAATTGTGTGGAAACCCTTTTGGAAGCAAAGAAttgtaagtatttctaaaatacttactgagagTGATATTGGATTCCATAATATAGTGATTTATGTTTTAGTTAATTACatgcatatttatttaaaggCATGCTAgcaagtattttagaaatacttactAAAAGTGATACTGGTTTCTATAATGTTGTGATCtctactttaattaattatatgcatatttatttaaaggTATGGATGTATGTATTTTTAAGAGTGATGTTGGTTTCTTTAATATCATGCTTACAGGTTTTTTGAGTTGTATATGTGTAAATGTTCCTTAAATGTGTGGGTGTGAATGATGTTTGACTATATTGAGTATGAATGTTTTATCACGTGTATAGATGATGCCAACTTTcagaattaattcattaattatgaATTTGATGAATTGCTTATATGTGAATGGATATTGCATATTATGCATACTATTGTGAATAATGGACTATTAAATGATAAGACCAGAGATGGTTAGAGGCCCACGGCATCAAAAAATAAGTAAGACCATATTTTGAGTTAGAGTTTCGTGGCACCAATAATAGAGCAAGATCGTATTATGAGTTAGAGTCTCACGGTACTAAGAAAGAGCATCATCGTATTATGAGTTAGAATCTCACGGTACCAATAAATAAGACCGCATGTAACAAAACCACCCAATGACCCAACCCTTTGGATCCATTCGAATGCCCAGATGAATTTCCTCCTGACTTATGAATTGACCCCTTCTCCTTTGCTTGAGACGACTCGCCCTTCTCGAGAGACGTGGCGAATAATTCTCTAAGCTCACGAAAATTGGACTGTGACTCCATACTCATCTTTTTCAATTCCTTCTTTCAGCTCATGCACTTCTAATTCCAATTTCTCGATGCGGTCCTTGTTGGTAGCcacgctctgataccaaattgaTAGGAGCCCACAATAAATGGAAAAGAAATAGACAGATATTGATAGATAGTGAACTCCAATCAGCTGGGTTTAGATGTCATGTCAGATTACAATATTCAATACCCTCTCTGGCTTCTGAACCCTTGTCTTAATAAACTCGACTAACACACACCCTCGTAACTACCCACTACGGCACCACATGACATTTAATATAAGCTACCCATGTAGGAATTAAACAAGTTAACAGCTATCCACTACGGACATGACATTTAATCCCTCGTAACTGGATTCTGAGGCCTTTCTTGTTATATGTGAATGTGATTGGCCTTCTCCATTAATGAGTTTCATTATGCGGTTGTgtttataatattattgcaAAGCAAAATTGGTGTTCTagcatgaattgaggaatgtatTCGTTTTTCGGTTTAGTAGATGGTAAACCTCTTTCTAATTACCATTATTGGCATTCACACACGTACGGTAATTGGGTTGGTATATTTTGATGGCCGATTCCAAGAGTTGGTCAAACTCGTCGTAATTGGCATGGGTGTGACTTTTTTGGATTGGCTATAGCTTAGATAACcaaatattttgaggtattttttgAGGTCATGGATGCCTTTGATCTTATCAACCCTTGTGACATCCCTAAAGGTGCTTCAGAAACTCGAAGGGTGAAGATTAATATTTCTTGTCATGCATCTTTGGTGAATTAGCTGCTTGATGAGAAAGGAGAGgaaggaggaagaagaggaggggaGTCGTGTGAGGTTGTGAAGCAGATTGATTTTCTTCTACATCCGTAACCAAGTTTGCTTCTTCTTCAAGGTGGTAGGAAGACATTAGACGGTCTTTAATAAAAGTTTCGCAATTGAATCTTCACCCTCTATTTTTTAACAGTAGATATGCTGTTCTTTTAGCTTACAACACTAAAGCCGGATCCAGCCCAGTACTCTTTAAGGCACCTGTGAAGCTTCATTTTTACTCTGATCACCTCATAACATGTTCCATATTGAATCTCGCAAGTCAAAATAATGAGTAAAAAAGGGTTTTTTTAGATaatcttttttcaaactttcatttAAACCTGGTAATTTCAAGCATCTCATTTCATTCTCATAGGCAAACATTACATCAAAAGCTTTTAAATTTGTCTCAGGCCACCTGCTATCTATCTATTATTTGCCGACCCACATGTAGGCTAACAACATTGCGTTTCGGCCAAACAAGCAAATACCTAcaattttgaaaacacataaaaattaaaaaattaaaaaaaaaaaaatggagagagaaCAAGGATCTCAGCAAAAATGCATTATCAATTCACAAAATCCTTAATAGGCTGTAGTTGTCGGCTAAAACTTCTATCTTCTTTTGTATACCTGTATATTTCTTAAATCACTCGGAAAGGAGATGACATGCAAAATAAAATCATCCTTTCAAGCCTCATAAAGCATTCCGACCTCAATACGCTGCGGTAGTGGTACCCCCAGAGCAGGCAGGGCAGACCGACAATTGTTGTGCAGGAGTTCATAAAATGGAAGCATGATTCTATCAAGCCAGCTACAGCTCTTGCCAATATAAAATCTCGTCTTCCCTCTGACATGAACCACACCAGCCTGCTTTGCTTGTTCCAAATCAGAAATCTCTTCTTGGATATCCACGAGACTAGATGGTAGACCGTCTGAGCAATCCTGTATATGCACTTGCAAGCTATCCGCAACTTGTCCTACAAAAACATCTCCATCAAGATTTAAGGAATCTGCATAGCCGTACTGAACCACACACCCATAAACCCCTTTTAGGCCCAGTTTCTTGATGACAATCCTCTCATGTGGAGCAACCTTAGGAACCAATGAGTATCGAAGAGTTGTGAATATAGTAACCTCATGAAGCGATTTCATGTTTTTTATGTAGTGTCCAACAACAGGAGTGAGCCCATCTTGGATGTTGGTGTAAAAGAAGCACATTCCAGGAACCCTTTGAACACTAGGGTCAGATAGAAGCATTCCAAGTCTGTCCAAAGTTGTCTTGTGAGTCAACTCATATTCTATCTTTCTCTGTCTCCCGTAAAACCAGCCAAACATAATGAGGGCAAGGATAAAGGATATGGCAAAAGGAATCCATCCACCTTCATGGATTTTAGTGCAGACTGCACTTACGTAAACACCTTCCATcacaaaaaacacaaagaaatAAAGAGCAACAAGCCCCCAAGGAGTTCTCCATATTATGATCATCACAAGGGTCAGTAATATAGTGGTGATGAGCATGACCAGACTGACGACGACACCTGCAGGCCACGTCATAACAGcattttgttaaaacaagaGAAATGTAGTACTTTTTGAGATAAAGATTTATAAACTGATAACCAATTTTATAATTACTAAATGAAGTCTAAAGCAATTCGCAGGGTTTACTTATTTACCATACCAAAAGCATTTCCAATATCTTTTCCATCTCCGAAGATGAGAATGACAGCAACACAAAGAATCATGAGAATGTAGTTCACTTCTGGCGAGTAAACCTCGCCTTCTTTACTACGAGATGTGTGTACCACCTTCACTCGAGGAAAATAGTCCAGAACTACAGATTGCTTGATTACAGAAAATGTGGCTGATATCAGCGACTGGCTCGCAACAATTGCAGCTGATGTGGCTATGATAAAGATAGGCCAGTAGACTGCAGTTGGTATGAACTTGTAGAATCCATCATCATGATCGTTTGGGTACTTGATCAAGTACGCAGTCTGCCCCGCATATGTCAGAACCAAAGATGGATAGATTGTAAACAAGAAAGCTATCTGTTGGAAGAGAAGGGGGTCAGAGAGCGACTGAAGCAAAAGACATGAAAACTGTAAGGATAAACAAACAAGACTGCAGTAAACCTGAATGGAACTCCGGTTGAAATGACCAAGATCTGCAAACAGTGCTTCAGAACCTGAATAGGATAGATGATATCAAAGATCAAATGCTGCACATAGCAGTACATTGTGTGCATGCATATATCTACAAGAACTAGATTTTATTATGAGGCAAATCAGATCTTTTAAGCTTCCTCAGCCATGCAACTCAGATTTGCAAACAGGTCTAGACCATCCAACAAAAACGCCTAACTACTAGTTCTTCCAACAAAAtcaactgaaaaaaaataaaaaaatccaaatatacTAATGGACGTCTTGCTGTACATATTAAATGCTATAAAAAGATGATTCCTATAAGTTCTTTGGAGTGACAGtaaatacaaaagaaatttaCCATGTGATTCTAGGATCCTTCTACCTAGTGAGAACATAAACGCAATGAAAGAGATTACTTATATGTTGTATATAAATTGGATATTTCAACAATCTTGACAAAACAGATTATCATTCTCAGCATATTTTGAGAACTGCCTAAAATCTTTCTCGGTAATAACTTCTAGACATTCTTCTCAGACTACACCACACATAaacaaatttaacattttcaGGATAATCATTATAATAAGATCCGGCcactataattttaaagaactGAATCCAATTATTATGCTACTCTTCTACCAAAATGATGGAATTCCATATCTTAATTTAAACATGATGCTACCTGTGATGCAGAGGACTGTGCCACCAAGCAACAGCCAGCCTTCCTTTCCATTTCTCAAAAAGAAATGGATGATGTAATGCGGCGATAAAGCCTTGAATATTGTTGGATAATGATGTATAATGCTATATATTCCAACAAGTGGGATAGTCAAGGTCCACATACCCATGATCGGGGAAAATAAGAAACTCACTCGACTGGTGCCGAACTTTTGCAACAGGAATAGAACAACTAATACTGTTGCAGAAAGTGCCTCCACCAGAGCTGCAACATAACAATCCagcaaataaataaacttcagagaaatattttaaataaaaagttgaAAGTTTGTACCAATAAAACCACGCCACCCTAGTTTCTGGTACAAAATGCTGAGTCCTTCGTTTCCTTGCTAAATCCAGAAGGCCTACCCCAAGATGACTTTGTATTTCCCACTTGACTTCCAAATACTTTCTCttccatttgtttttttgaCTTGTATTTCTCTCTGTTCTCTTTATATTAATGTATCCCATTTAAATTGAATCAGTAGCTTGTGTCACTGCACCCAAATGCTGCTCATTGTGTTTATGATGGAATTCGAATGAATCTGATTCTCTTAAACCTTGTTTAATAATGAAGCATCTTGCAACTCCAATATATGTCCTGATTTCTGTCTTAAGAGTAATTTCCATTACACACTACCAACTTGCCTGTTTTAAACGCTTCTTATACACAATTTACTAACTTCCATGAAAATTACACACCTCCTTAACCCATTACAAGGATAATAATGAATGAGGACGTATTCAAATAAACATCAAGTTCTGTAGTATCAACTGATGTTCTCCCATAAAAATTTTCCATGGTGATTTCTTTTCTGTACAAATGTCAAATGGAATGAATTTGGAGGAGACTGTAACTGATTCTTTTTTATCATGAAATTCATCTTTATGTTTATACATGATTGGAGGAAGCCATATATGATTAACTTTTCGTGATTTTTAGGCTTTCAGAAATTATTAAGGCAAGATTATTGACAAAATAACAGTAGAGTGATGATGTAAAATGTATCTTCAAAATATTACCAATTCCAAGCAGTTTCAATTAAGATTCTGAAGAATTAGTTGCATCTGGACAATATCTTACTAAAAAGACCCACAGGATCTCAAGCTCATGTCAAAGTCATGACAATCTGGATGAGTACTTACATTTGCTCACAGAAGGAAAAGGTGCTCTTAGTCCATCCATTGCTGATAACACTGAACAAATTTTCAAAGTTAAAGACACTAAATCCAATAAAATCTGACCAAATTATCATTGAACAATAGATAGACAAAAATGTGGAGACAAACCTGAGATTGCAGGCGTAAGTATACCATCACCAATAAGCATGCACATGCCTAATATAGCAACAAAAAGCAATACCCTTCTAGCAACTCCACTGCTTTCGAAAAAAAATCGGAGCTTGCTTTGCTTTTTGGTAACCTCATCCATTGAGTGCGAAAGGCTTGAGGAGTTTGTACTTGCACGTTTTGAAGAAAGGATTCCAATATTCATATGCCTACAAAGTAATGAATATAAGGCAAATGTTCCACCtgtaattaatttgtgtctATATAAGTTGAGAATTCAGGCATTGGAGAGTATAAAAAGGTATATATACTTCGGGTGTCTGGCAACTGATTCAAGTACTCATCATTGGAAGTTAGAGTTATAtcctttacatattttttttttttggttccaaGGTGGTTTAAGATATCAGAAACATGATTTGAAGAAAGCTAATATGTTTACTtcgattaaatttttttttttttttaaaataaaaaaaactgttcAATACTATTCTAGTCCTCTTTCTTTGTCTTGAAAAggaaatttatttgaaaattataaaCATCTCTACAAGCATGCTCTATTGCCACTGCCATGGAGACTGATATATTGTCCATCTTAATTTTAGAATGAAGAACACTACTGGACACTCTCATCTTTAAAATATCCACAAGTTGCTTCTCTGTCTTCACATAATGTGTACAAATCAACCCTTCACACAATTTTTCCTTGATAAAATGTCTACCAAATTTTATCTATTTAGTTCGATCGTGCTAAACTGGATTATGAGCCATGTTGTCGCAGCATAATCTCATAGGATCCTCATAATTACATTCAAGTTCTTTTAGCAAAATCTTCAACCATATTAATTCACATATCATGTGGTCATGGCTTAGAATTCAGCTTTTGCACCAAATCTAGCAACCACTGACTGTTTCTTACTACACTAGGTAACTAGATTTCCTTCCACAATAGTGCAATATCCCAAAGTAGATCTTCAATCTGTGACTGATCCAACCCAATATGCGTTCGTATAAGCTTCTATGTTCAGGTGATCATGTCGGGCAAACAACAACCCTTTCCCTGGTGAATATTTCAAATATCgaaaatattcttttaactgCATCCATATGAGACTCCCCGGGTGAATGCATAAATTGGTTCAATACACTGACTGCATAGGCAATATTAGGGCGAGAGTGCAACAGATATATTAACCTACCAACCAATCTTTGGAACTTGCTTTTATCCACTAGACTCTCATCATTTTCTTCTAACTTTTTATTCTGCTTTGCTGGATTGTTAACAACCTTAGAACCAAGTATTCCTATTTCCTTCAGTAGATCAAGGACAATACCTAGAGAACATTTAAAATTGCCTGGGTCTTTATTTCAAATTCACTGGCCATATATTTTTCCAACATCTGtatttcttcatcatcatttCCGGTCAACATGATATCATCTacttaaaaaattagagaagtTACCTTTCCTTGTGACAAATGTTTGATGAATAGTGTATGATCCGCTTGACTTTGTTTACAGTCGAATCTCTAAATTGCTCAGGAGAATCTCTCAAACCAAGTCCTAGGAGACTGTTTCAGCCCATATAGGGCCTTCTTCAATTTACACTCTTTACCCTTAGTTGAAGAGAATTGAGGACTAGGAGGAAGTTCCATGTACACCTCTTCCACTAGATCTCCATGAAGAAATGCATTCTTCACATCAAGCTCCTGAAGCAGCTAATCTAAATTCCCTGCCAAAGAAACTAGGATTCAAATAGAATTCATCTTTGCTACCGAGGCAAATGTATCCTCGTCCTCTATCCTATAAGTTTGAGTAAAGCCTTTTGCAACCGATATGACCTTATATCTTTCCACTGAGCCATAGGCCTTATTCGTCACTATAACCACCCATTTGAATccaactggttttttttttttttttttcccactagGCAACTCAACTAGCTCCCGTGTTATTTTTGTGCAAGGCTACATTGCATCATTTTTGTGAAAGATGCTGCTAggacataaaattaaatatcgGGTACTGAGTACAAGCTCTTAACTTAGTGTTGAGCAATAGGACGATCAATGTCATTAATAGCAAGTGAAGAGTTTAAGATAGGGTACCTGAGTTAGGGTTCAATGCTTGGCATAGTTGTGAGGAAGTAGTCTTACTCTTTTGGCATATGGAGTAAACTCTCCTCCAAGTAGTCTAACACCAAGGCCTCTTTATTACGGACTATTGAATAAAGTTCTGGAATGGGTACTTCAAGGCCACTTCTCTGCACCATACGTCATGCTAAAAGGTTGGAGAAAAACCCCTAAGCCATTCTAATATTCCTCCAAAGACACACCCCGTAAGGCCCTCGAACTTCCTCTGAACAACAACCCCCTCTCTGGGCCCCATACTTCTCAATAATCACCTATCTCCATAAAGAACTTTCCTCTTGCACGAATATTCAGTCATTTACCAAGAAGAGCTTTATTAAACAACATGAGATTTTTTACTCCCAATCCTCTAGGGACTGGGGAACAAATAGTTTTTCAATTCACCAAGTGAAACTTGGACTCCCCTCCTAGTCCATCCCATAGAAAGTCTCTCTAAAGACGCTCTAATCTCTTAGCAATGACTAATGGTAATGGGAGGAGGGATAAGAAGTACGTGAGTAGACTAGATAATGTACTCTTGATAAGAGTGAGGCGCCCTCCCCTAGACAAGTAGATCTTCCAACTAACCAACTttatttccattttctcaactaCCCCATCTGGCATAGTTTTTGATTTAAAAGAAGCACCCAGCAGGAGACCCAAATATATCAGGGAAATAGATGACTAAGAATATCAGCCATCTCTTCCTTATGTGGAATCCCCCAACTGTGACTAACTCAGATTTCTAGAGGTTGACCTTCAAGCCCGAAATGACCTCAAACCACAGGAGAATGTGACCAAATTTATGGATTTAATCACGATCTACATCACACATAATAAGTGTATCATCTGCTTGGATATGTCTAGGGTGCAGCGTTATGGATATCTACCCGGAATCCTGAATTATtggaaaattgaaagaaaaatgagaagaaagaGGAGATAACTTAAGCATTATACCTAACTTTCGTAAATATCACACTTACGGTTTCCTTGGTACATCAGAGAAGGATTGTGTCACACAAATCTGAAAGAAAGCTTCATGGCTCTAAAATTTAGCAAAACATATTCTTATATGAGTCTAATGCCTAACCCTAATAGATTTGAATTCCTTGGGCCTTAACTATTACTGCACAAACCAAATAACAAGTAAAATCCAGAATAAGACCTAATAGACTAATATTACAACCcaaatatataaattacaaaaatgccctgAACTCCTAAAATTGAATAATACTATATTAAGACAAAGCCATCTCGTTCTTGTCTACATCATTTTTCCTTGGATGGAGAAAACTCGCCCTCAAGTTTTAAAGTGGTAAAATAgtaaattattcaattttttgaacTATATCCTCATCTTGGATAAAAAAATTGGACTCGAACATTCTTACTCTTCTTCTTTGGAAGTAGCAATGCTGATAGTGATTTATCCATCACTCCATTTGGACCATTAAAATTTTCCACCATgacaaaatcaatattttggaaatttgatCTAGGCAATATGACTTCTCTTGATGTGCAACATAAACTAGGGAATGGACCTGACCTTGTCCTActcatattctttatttctcCCTTGCATCTTTCAACTCAAATGTTCAATTTTAGCTTCAACAATAATTCCCATTTAAAGTCATGTTTCATCAAAAGTTCTTCTTTTGTTTCAACTTTACCTTCATTGAGAATCGTAGTCAAAGCTGGCTTCTGCACTTCTAATAGTTTAATTGATGACACCTCATTAACACATTGATTGGTTGTCATACCGTCATTTAATTGTGGCACCGAGCTCCCCTTCATGAATTCTTTTAATAAGGGCACATCTTCTTGCATTTTCAACTTGGCTTGCTCAGTGTTACCCACAGGACAGCTTGCATCAACTAAATCAATCAAGTTTTCAGCATAGGTGGCAAGGGCTTCTGCAaatctttcaaagaaaaatcagtAGTCCTTGGTCAACTTAGTTGGTATTCTAGGCACTTTTGTAGGCTGATTAATGGCTGATTCCATAGCTTCTATTATTacaatagaattttttttttttttgatgaattattaCAGTAGAATTTTTAACCACCTCTGTGTTGCCTTCATCTTGAAACTTCCCCTTGTCAAGAAGCAATTTGGgatccttcttcttttctttttttttaagaaaaaaaaaaaagaaaaaaaagaaagaaagaaaaagcttcTTAGAAATCAGAAAAATTGCATAGTAGATGTCTTCTTATGAATTTCAGATCTTAGCCTGCCCTTCAATCGAGCAATTGTCATCCATTCAGATTCAACTACCCAACACTTCTTAGTTCACCAAACTTTCTAGCATGATCAATTATAGAGAAATTACCTGTTGAAGAACTTCTTCTCTAAGACGCATCTTCAACTCTTCCTAGTGCATCATTGTACGCATGTAGGATCTCCCACAATGTGGAAACATTGTGGTGTAAccgctttgataccaaactGATGTAGAGCAGTTGATACCAAGTTTGATGTAGGACAGCAACAATAAAAAACCAGATGTTTCTAGGGTAATGGTTCAAATGAGGTTAAGaaagttcaaattttgaaggTTTTAAAGGGCGGAAAATAGGAAATGAAATTGCAAGAGTTTCTGGACAGCAACTTCTTCTGGGATTTTAAAATAGCTAGGTCTAagatttctggaaaatatcaGGGAATGTGGAATGTCTGATTATGTAAGGGAAGGGTAGGATTTGGAGATGAAATAAAGAGGAAAACTTAGGGTTTGAGTGGCTGTTCCTGGGATGTGAAGAGTAATCTAAGCATAATATTCTGGCATTCTAGTGTTGTTTGGAGCTATTGGATGTATGGATGGATGGTTTAGGGTTCTTTAGGATTGGATGTTAGAGAAATAATAGGTGAATAATCGGATCTAATCTAAGTTGGAATTTGATACAAATTGCTAGAAAAATGAAAGGGAAGtaggaagaagaaagaggagatAAACCTAGTGATCACACCTAGTTTTTCTAAATATCACACTTAAGATTCCACTTATATCACACTTTGAGAAGGATTGCATCCCAAAAACTTCAAAGAAAGCTTCATAGCTCTGAAGTTTTAGCAAAACATGTTCTCCATCTAATGCTTGATAGACTTAGACATCTAAGAGTACTAGTATCAGTTAccctatatttaagaaaaatttcatgaaaaacatcaaaaaacctcccacaacAAATAccttatatttagatgagggggttgggaatgaatagtaattctctatgtatacatgtctactattccttccctatgtattattttaatataaaagaagtataattaattgatagagggaagagagaaaaagaataaattaagagtaaaaaaataatatttaattgatatagggaaatgtaagggaatttattgtggggtatttttttctagggaagcaaaaagtagttttgttccctaaatatagggaaaatggttgggaatctgctgctagtgctctaatgCTTAACTTTGATAGACTTGGACTCCTTAAGACTTTAACTACTAAGACCTGAATTAAATACTAGTGAAATCCACACATAAAACCCGAAATAAGACCTAGACCAAAAGTAGAACCCACATCCAACAATAtgttaattacaaaaatacccttacctcctaaaattgaataataatagattaagatAAAACGATCTCCTCACTTTTTAAATGctgaaaacacttttcaaacatAGTTATCCAAACAAGGTTTCAGATCTAACCCCCAAAGAAAAcagttttcagttttcatttttgaaaacacttttcaaaacacaacaCTTTTAGAGAACTTTCCCCACCTCTATATAAGAATGTTTGAAAACACAtgctcaatttttaaaaaacaggtGAAAAACACCTTTAAAAACAAGGTTCAAACTTTCATGCATAGTAGCAAGTGGAGGCTAGCCTCCACTTTAAAAAGCAAAGAAAGTGGAGGTCACCCATTCACCGAATGTGGGGAGGTGGATCCCCCCTACTGACAGAGCACGGCAACCCCCAATGACAGAGGGGTGGCTCATGTCTGCTCTCTCATCCCTGAttattgtcttcttcttttttggggtttttttttttttatggaaaacgAATTGACATAATCTATACCGAATTGAAAGGAATGATAAATTTGCTAAATAAGGACAAACTCaaggaattaaaaataaaaataaaaacttggaGTAATTgagtaatttttcctttttgttttgtttgttgatgttttgaaaaattgttttcaatatCACATCCAAacactttcaattttttttctttcataaacaCTTCTCAAATATAGTTATCCAAACAAGTTTATAGATGTGGACTCCACATAATACTTTCCAGTTTTCAAACactacaaaacaattttcaaaaactcatccAAACGTACtctagttattattttttaaacttcaaaAGGAAATATGATAACCAACTTAAGTTACATTACAGCTCTTCATATCCAATAGACAAAA contains the following coding sequences:
- the LOC133878019 gene encoding probable potassium transporter 17 isoform X1, producing MDRQLGQADSLETLSEVVVDSPASTVHLRTLHGKKQMDRWGTLVLAYKTLGVVFGGLVTSPLYVYPSMHLKSPTEEDYLGIYSIIFWTLTLIGVVKYASIALKADDQGEEALATYAENLIDLVDASCPVGNTEQAKLKMQEDVPLLKEFMKGSSVPQLNDGMTTNQCVNEVSSIKLLEVQKPALTTILNEGGTFALYSLLCRHMNIGILSSKRASTNSSSLSHSMDEVTKKQSKLRFFFESSGVARRVLLFVAILGMCMLIGDGILTPAISVLSAMDGLRAPFPSVSKSLVEALSATVLVVLFLLQKFGTSRVSFLFSPIMGMWTLTIPLVGIYSIIHHYPTIFKALSPHYIIHFFLRNGKEGWLLLGGTVLCITGSEALFADLGHFNRSSIQIAFLFTIYPSLVLTYAGQTAYLIKYPNDHDDGFYKFIPTAVYWPIFIIATSAAIVASQSLISATFSVIKQSVVLDYFPRVKVVHTSRSKEGEVYSPEVNYILMILCVAVILIFGDGKDIGNAFGVVVSLVMLITTILLTLVMIIIWRTPWGLVALYFFVFFVMEGVYVSAVCTKIHEGGWIPFAISFILALIMFGWFYGRQRKIEYELTHKTTLDRLGMLLSDPSVQRVPGMCFFYTNIQDGLTPVVGHYIKNMKSLHEVTIFTTLRYSLVPKVAPHERIVIKKLGLKGVYGCVVQYGYADSLNLDGDVFVGQVADSLQVHIQDCSDGLPSSLVDIQEEISDLEQAKQAGVVHVRGKTRFYIGKSCSWLDRIMLPFYELLHNNCRSALPALGVPLPQRIEVGMLYEA
- the LOC133878019 gene encoding probable potassium transporter 17 isoform X3, encoding MDRQLGQADSLETLSEVVVDSPASTVHLRTLHGKKQMDRWGTLVLAYKTLGVVFGGLVTSPLYVYPSMHLKSPTEEDYLGIYSIIFWTLTLIGVVKYASIALKADDQGEGGTFALYSLLCRHMNIGILSSKRASTNSSSLSHSMDEVTKKQSKLRFFFESSGVARRVLLFVAILGMCMLIGDGILTPAISVLSAMDGLRAPFPSVSKSLVEALSATVLVVLFLLQKFGTSRVSFLFSPIMGMWTLTIPLVGIYSIIHHYPTIFKALSPHYIIHFFLRNGKEGWLLLGGTVLCITGSEALFADLGHFNRSSIQIAFLFTIYPSLVLTYAGQTAYLIKYPNDHDDGFYKFIPTAVYWPIFIIATSAAIVASQSLISATFSVIKQSVVLDYFPRVKVVHTSRSKEGEVYSPEVNYILMILCVAVILIFGDGKDIGNAFGVVVSLVMLITTILLTLVMIIIWRTPWGLVALYFFVFFVMEGVYVSAVCTKIHEGGWIPFAISFILALIMFGWFYGRQRKIEYELTHKTTLDRLGMLLSDPSVQRVPGMCFFYTNIQDGLTPVVGHYIKNMKSLHEVTIFTTLRYSLVPKVAPHERIVIKKLGLKGVYGCVVQYGYADSLNLDGDVFVGQVADSLQVHIQDCSDGLPSSLVDIQEEISDLEQAKQAGVVHVRGKTRFYIGKSCSWLDRIMLPFYELLHNNCRSALPALGVPLPQRIEVGMLYEA